The Syntrophaceae bacterium genomic sequence CCGGACACCTCTCCCAACGACCTGAACAGGGTGATCGCGCTCGATCCGGTTCTGACAGGCAGGGTCCTCCATCTGATCAACTCCGCCTACTATTCCCTGCCCGACGAAGTGACCTCCCTCACGCGGGCCATCATCGTGCTGGGCGTAAACACCGTGAAGAACCTGGCCCTCAGCACGGCGATCCTGGAGGCTCTGAGCGGCGGAGGGAACAGCCGGGCGCTGTCCATGGACGAGTTCTGGACCCATTCCATCGGGGTGGGAGTCATTGCCAAATCCCTGGCGGCCATGAAGGGCGTCCCCGCGATCCGGAGGGAGGAATATTTTGTGGCAGGCCTTCTCCATGACCTGGGGAAGATTCCCCTGAACGTCGTTTTCCCGGAAGATTATCGCCGGGTGGTTGCGCTGCTGGAGGAGGGGACGGCCGGGTCCAGCTCCGCGGCGGAAGAACAGATCCTGGGGCTGGATCACGCCCGGATCGGCGCCCTGATCGCCGACAAGTGGAAGCAGACGGAGGCCATGCGGGAGGTGATGCGATGCCATCACACCCCCTCGGCGGCGAAAGAAGAATGGGGACCCATCGTGACGATCGTCGGCCTGGCGGATGACTGCCATCATCTTTTCCGGAAGGTGCGCGTCGAGGATGGTTTTCCCTCCGGCGATCCCCGCCTTGCCCGTCTGTGGGAAGAGGCTGGGATGGATGCACCGTCGGTCGCGGCGCTCCGGGATGCCGTTTCGGAAGAGATTGAAAGGGCGAAGATATTCCTGTCGATCGCGGGGAAAGGGTAATGCGATGAAGATCCGCTTCTGGGGGGTCCGGGGATCCATTCCCTGTCCGGGGCCCGCCACCGTAAAATACGGGGGGAATACGCCCTGCATCGAACTCCGGCTTGAAGACTCCCGGCGGACCGTCATCATCGACGCCGGCTCGGGCATCCGGGATCTGGGCAACCTCATGATGGTCCGCGATCTTCCGGAGGGGCCGATACGGGCGGACCTTTTCCTGACCCATACCCACTGGGACCATATCATGGGGTTTCCCTTCTTTACTCCCGTCTATGTTCCCGGGACAAAACTCAACATCTACGGACCGGCTACGTACGAGGAAGAAACCATGCGGGATGTGATGGGCGGGCAGATGGCCTACCGGTATTTCCCGGTGCGCTGGACGGATCTCGCCGCTGACATCCGCTACTTCGACCTGAAGGAAGAGCGCATCGACCTGGGGGGGGGGCTCCTGGTTTCGTCCATCTACCTCAATCACCCGGTCCTGAGCCTCGGGTACCGCTTCGAACGGGCCGGCGCGGTTCTCTGTACCGTCTTCGACACGGAACCGTTCCGGAACATCTTTTCCACGGATCCGCTGGATTCGTCTTACAGCGAGGAAATGGCCGCGGAAGGAGAGGCGGTCGCGAAGGAGCAAAACGAACGTCTGGAAGCGTTCTTTCACGGCGCCGACTTCCTGATTCATGACGCACAGTATACCGGGGAGGAATACAGTCAGGGCAAGACTGGCTGGGGGCACTCGCCGATGGAGCACGCCATTCAGACAGCCGGGCGGGCAGGCGTCAAAAGGCTGGCGCTCTTCCATCACGACCCGATGCGGACCGACGCAGAACTGGACGCGCTCGCCGTGACGCTCTGCACTCCCGGGACGGCTGAATCCCCGGAGGTTGTATTCGCCCGGGAGGGGATGGAGATCGATATCGGGCGGTGCGCGTGATCTGAATCCGGAAACCCGTTGCTCTCGACGCCTGGCTCCCGGAGCGGCAGGA encodes the following:
- a CDS encoding HDOD domain-containing protein, encoding MNDRLKQVEAYIGRMPSLSTTVAKVLDICNRPDTSPNDLNRVIALDPVLTGRVLHLINSAYYSLPDEVTSLTRAIIVLGVNTVKNLALSTAILEALSGGGNSRALSMDEFWTHSIGVGVIAKSLAAMKGVPAIRREEYFVAGLLHDLGKIPLNVVFPEDYRRVVALLEEGTAGSSSAAEEQILGLDHARIGALIADKWKQTEAMREVMRCHHTPSAAKEEWGPIVTIVGLADDCHHLFRKVRVEDGFPSGDPRLARLWEEAGMDAPSVAALRDAVSEEIERAKIFLSIAGKG
- a CDS encoding MBL fold metallo-hydrolase, which produces MKIRFWGVRGSIPCPGPATVKYGGNTPCIELRLEDSRRTVIIDAGSGIRDLGNLMMVRDLPEGPIRADLFLTHTHWDHIMGFPFFTPVYVPGTKLNIYGPATYEEETMRDVMGGQMAYRYFPVRWTDLAADIRYFDLKEERIDLGGGLLVSSIYLNHPVLSLGYRFERAGAVLCTVFDTEPFRNIFSTDPLDSSYSEEMAAEGEAVAKEQNERLEAFFHGADFLIHDAQYTGEEYSQGKTGWGHSPMEHAIQTAGRAGVKRLALFHHDPMRTDAELDALAVTLCTPGTAESPEVVFAREGMEIDIGRCA